A genome region from Nicotiana tabacum cultivar K326 chromosome 13, ASM71507v2, whole genome shotgun sequence includes the following:
- the LOC107805772 gene encoding squamosa promoter-binding-like protein 3 codes for MSKHIILLFWNFPFSVLFFFWFRFVIMDWNLKSDQLEWGWDNNISICSCSGLEFCRHAETFIDEKEVNKAENIYSLDGFSSYSLDHGSSVKSSAEQCNYGKVGSVPGFVSVERKEKYSTFGTCTRPGESSIGLNLYSANNETVTNYPLLPLSSTTAKRCKGSYHLMQNPYCQVEGCNLDLTTVKEYHRRHRICESHSKSPMVFVAGMERRFCQQCSRFHELSEFDDNKRSCRRRLSDHNARRRRSQPEANHFSSTGRPSSFHDRQSRTSGSLSGSSMSTSNSMGKNSCRPKNIRGLNTSTSDYKLDVSSNLQRRAHSLLSTNSLGWDDPTHTSMEQLIMPSSVSASQPFVHSVTPNWPQVSSEHFPADHQVPFYSPHCFNGSA; via the exons ATGTCAAAGCACATCATTTTGTTATTTTGGAACTTCCCATTTtcagtccttttttttttttggttcagaTTTGTCATCATGGACTGGAACTTGAAGAGTGACCAATTGGAATGGGGCTGGGATAATAATATAAGCATTTGCAGTTGCTCGGGATTGGAGTTTTGTAGGCATGCAGAAACTTTCATCGATGAGAAGGAAGTAAATAAAGCTGAAAATATATATTCTCTAGATGGTTTTTCTAGCTATAGTTTGGACCATGGCTCTTCTGTCAAATCTTCAGCTGAACAATGTAATTATGGGAAAGTTGGTTCTGTGCCAGGTTTTGTAAGCGTggagagaaaagagaaatatTCTACTTTTGGAACTTGTACAAGACCTGGAGAATCGTCAATTGGCTTAAATCTGTACTCTGCTAACAATGAGACTGTTACTAATTATCCTCTACTTCCTTTGTCATCTACGACAGCAAAGCGATGTAAGGGTTCTTATCATCTAATGCAGAATCCCTACTGCCAAGTTGAAGGATGTAATCTTGACCTTACAACAGTTAAAGAGTATCATCGGCGTCATAGAATCTGTGAATCCCATTCTAAAAGCCCAATGGTCTTTGTTGCTGGGATGGAGCGCCGTTTTTGCCAACAGTGTAGCAG aTTCCATGAGCTGTCCGAGTTTGATGATAACAAACGAAGCTGTCGAAGGAGGCTCTCTGACCACAATGCTAGGCGTCGTCGGTCACAACCAGAGGCAAATCACTTTAGTTCAACAGGACGACCTTCTTCGTTTCATG ATCGACAATCACGTACTAGTGGTTCTTTAAGTGGATCATCTATGTCCACTTCAAATTCAATGGGGAAAAACTCTTGCCGTCCTAAGAATATACGAG GTTTAAATACATCTACAAGTGATTATAAGTTGGATGTTTCATCCAATCTTCAACGACGTGCTCATTCTCTTCTGTCAACAAATTCTTTGGGTTGGGATGATCCTACACATACTTCCATGGAGCAGCTTATAATGCCTTCAAGTGTCAGCGCATCACAGCCGTTTGTGCACTCTGTAACACCAAACTGGCCACAAGTTTCATCAGAACATTTTCCGGCGGATCATCAAGTGCCTTTCTACTCCCCACATTGCTTCAACGGATCTGCCTGA
- the LOC107805774 gene encoding protein FAR1-RELATED SEQUENCE 7 isoform X1: MEISSCESQGGFNVPIKLGMEFDSDEHAYECYNEYAAAIGFSVRKEYANKNKVQGYVTSRKFTCHKEGYRSKDKRDQTVQKHRKETRTGCLAYIVISRQSNGKFRITSFDEKHNHPLDPSSLSHMLPSQRKINVAQAHEVTARFMEITSSESQGGCNVPIKLGMEFDSDEHAYEWYNEYAAAMGFSVRKEYANKNKVQGYVTSRKFTCHKEGYRSKDKRDRTVQKHRKETRTGCLAHIIISRQSNGKFRITSFEEKHNHSLDPSSLSHVLPTQRKIKVAQAHKVSVRYKHLCQMFSQISSEASESKEGYELAAKCANELVVKLKHVKKNESHDDSAPSKSIENELSETVFIDNTNATKVTGLKRKQPTCRSKTLTMSFMEMAKRKNNTSLLKSPQCQTDKKLDHLPSLLSCQVTCPSLSDASMTTGVAEASCLKDHPMKV, from the exons ATGGAGATCTCATCTTGTGAGTCTCAAGGTGGATTCAATGTGCCAATAAAACTTGGAATGGAATTTGATTCAGATGAGCATGCATATGAATGTTATAATGAATACGCGGCTGCAATTGGTTTTAGTGTCAGGAAAGAGTATGCTAACAAGAACAAAGTCCAAGGATATGTGACTTCAAGAAAATTTACATGTCATAAAGAAGGTTATAGAAGCAAAGACAAACGAGATCAGACAGTTCAAAAGCATAGAAAGGAAACCAGGACAGGATGCTTAGCTTATATTGTTATTAGTCGTCAGTCAAATGGAAAGTTTCGCATCACTTCATTTGATGAGAAACATAACCATCCTCTTGATCCTTCTTCTTTATCTCATATGTTACCGTCACAAAGAAAGATAAATGTTGCTCAAGCACATGAAGTTACTGCGAG ATTTATGGAGATCACCTCTAGTGAGTCTCAAGGTGGATGTAATGTACCAATAAAACTTGGAATGGAATTTGATTCAGATGAGCATGCATATGAATGGTATAATGAATACGCAGCTGCAATGGGTTTTAGTGTTAGGAAAGAATATGCTAACAAAAACAAAGTCCAAGGGTATGTGACTTCAAGAAAATTTACATGTCACAAAGAAGGTTATAGAAGCAAAGACAAACGAGATCGGACAGTTCAAAAGCATAGAAAGGAAACCAGGACAGGATGCTTAGCTCATATTATTATTAGTCGTCAATCAAATGGAAAGTTTCGCATCACTTCATTTGAAGAGAAACATAACCATTCTCTTGATCCTTCTTCTTTATCTCATGTGTTACCGACACAAAGAAAGATAAAAGTTGCTCAAGCACATAAAGTTAGTGTGAGGTATAAACATTTATGCCAAatgttttcccaaatttcaagTGAAGCTTCAGAATCAAAAGAAGGGTATGAATTGGCTGCAAAGTGTGCGAACGAGTTAGTTGTGAAGTTAAAGCATGTAAAGAAAAATGAATCACATGATGATTCAGCTCCAAGCAAGAGTATTGAAAATGAATTGAGTGAGACCGTATTTATTGATAACACAAATGCCACGAAGGTGACTGGGTTAAAAAGGAAGCAGCCAACTTGTCGCTCTAAAACTCTGACAATGAGTTTTATGGAAATGGCCAAGAGGAAAAATAATACCTCACTGCTAAAATCTCCTCAATGCCAAACTGACAAGAAGTTAGACCACCTTCCATCTCTTCTATCTTGTCAAGTCACATGTCCATCTTTATCAGATGCATCAATGACTACG GGAGTGGCAGAAGCAAGTTGTCTCAAGGATCATCCTATGAAAGTCTGA
- the LOC107805774 gene encoding protein FAR1-RELATED SEQUENCE 7 isoform X2 — translation MEISSCESQGGFNVPIKLGMEFDSDEHAYECYNEYAAAIGFSVRKEYANKNKVQGYVTSRKFTCHKEGYRSKDKRDQTVQKHRKETRTGCLAYIVISRQSNGKFRITSFDEKHNHPLDPSSLSHMLPSQRKINVAQAHEVTARFMEITSSESQGGCNVPIKLGMEFDSDEHAYEWYNEYAAAMGFSVRKEYANKNKVQGYVTSRKFTCHKEGYRSKDKRDRTVQKHRKETRTGCLAHIIISRQSNGKFRITSFEEKHNHSLDPSSLSHVLPTQRKIKVAQAHKVSVRYKHLCQMFSQISSEASESKEGYELAAKCANELVVKLKHVKKNESHDDSAPSKSIENELSETVFIDNTNATKVTGLKRKQPTCRSKTLTMSFMEMAKRKNNTSLLKSPQCQTDKKLDHLPSLLSCQVTCPSLSDASMTTDVSFHD, via the exons ATGGAGATCTCATCTTGTGAGTCTCAAGGTGGATTCAATGTGCCAATAAAACTTGGAATGGAATTTGATTCAGATGAGCATGCATATGAATGTTATAATGAATACGCGGCTGCAATTGGTTTTAGTGTCAGGAAAGAGTATGCTAACAAGAACAAAGTCCAAGGATATGTGACTTCAAGAAAATTTACATGTCATAAAGAAGGTTATAGAAGCAAAGACAAACGAGATCAGACAGTTCAAAAGCATAGAAAGGAAACCAGGACAGGATGCTTAGCTTATATTGTTATTAGTCGTCAGTCAAATGGAAAGTTTCGCATCACTTCATTTGATGAGAAACATAACCATCCTCTTGATCCTTCTTCTTTATCTCATATGTTACCGTCACAAAGAAAGATAAATGTTGCTCAAGCACATGAAGTTACTGCGAG ATTTATGGAGATCACCTCTAGTGAGTCTCAAGGTGGATGTAATGTACCAATAAAACTTGGAATGGAATTTGATTCAGATGAGCATGCATATGAATGGTATAATGAATACGCAGCTGCAATGGGTTTTAGTGTTAGGAAAGAATATGCTAACAAAAACAAAGTCCAAGGGTATGTGACTTCAAGAAAATTTACATGTCACAAAGAAGGTTATAGAAGCAAAGACAAACGAGATCGGACAGTTCAAAAGCATAGAAAGGAAACCAGGACAGGATGCTTAGCTCATATTATTATTAGTCGTCAATCAAATGGAAAGTTTCGCATCACTTCATTTGAAGAGAAACATAACCATTCTCTTGATCCTTCTTCTTTATCTCATGTGTTACCGACACAAAGAAAGATAAAAGTTGCTCAAGCACATAAAGTTAGTGTGAGGTATAAACATTTATGCCAAatgttttcccaaatttcaagTGAAGCTTCAGAATCAAAAGAAGGGTATGAATTGGCTGCAAAGTGTGCGAACGAGTTAGTTGTGAAGTTAAAGCATGTAAAGAAAAATGAATCACATGATGATTCAGCTCCAAGCAAGAGTATTGAAAATGAATTGAGTGAGACCGTATTTATTGATAACACAAATGCCACGAAGGTGACTGGGTTAAAAAGGAAGCAGCCAACTTGTCGCTCTAAAACTCTGACAATGAGTTTTATGGAAATGGCCAAGAGGAAAAATAATACCTCACTGCTAAAATCTCCTCAATGCCAAACTGACAAGAAGTTAGACCACCTTCCATCTCTTCTATCTTGTCAAGTCACATGTCCATCTTTATCAGATGCATCAATGACTACG GATGTTtcatttcatgattaa